ACTTCTATATTCTctataaaatatgaaaaggagaTTAAGCACCGAATGTACAGTATTTTCTTCAAAAATCACACCTATGATCCTCATTTAGTTGAATATATTAAGAGTATTTGAACTTTTTTCACCCATTACAGGCAGGGAGATACAGATTGTAGACATATGGGAgagcttctccttcttcctcataaGTGTGGTGATAACATGGACAGCAGTAGTGCTTCCAGTTGCCCTTATGACACAGGGTTTCATAGGAACCCCTGATCatactataaataaaaggaaaaagtaagtGCTGGTAGGGAAGAAAGATTGTGTATGACTTTAATATTGAAGGTCTAAATTTAAGCTATGAGAGTATCATCCCAAGTATATATCATTTTTGAAATATAAGGAAACTAGAAAtacttacttatctatttgtGAAGCACCTGTGAGAGACTCATGGAAAGGGAAACTTACTTTCATGGAGACAAATTTAaggtaaaaagtaataataatattgaagaggGTACTTTCAGTTCTCAAATAGCTATTTATAAAAAGATGGtttcaaaataacttttaaaaatgtatgtgtgatGATAGATATGACACCCATGCTATCATTATTCAGAAAATTACATTGCGACTTGAAATATGATTTGTGGTTTCATTCCAAATGACTCTTGGTAGCACTGTGCATTTTGAAATAGgtcaaattattaaaataaattatccaTGAAACTGCCTCCTCTACACTGAGTCATATCATAAGTAATATAGTGGTCAACTCATCAATTACACATAAAAGATTCTTAATTATGTAGAACAAAGCATTATCTTCTCCAAAAACAATAGGAATAGTAAAATCTACCTAATTTATTATACAATAGAATTACCTAAGAAGATTTTTGCTTTAGCTAGTAATCAGTTTATCAAAACTGTCAGACATCTTTATCAATtcataaccataaaaaaacattatgtcCCATAGGCGAAGTTTACACATGCGGGAGATCTTACAGCTGGGAATGGCAGAAAGTTGGGAGTGGGAAAAAGCTCTTCGTCAAATATCCCTTGATGATCTCCTAATACTCCTTGAACTCCCAGAGTATGAGTGTCGAAGACGAGCCTTTTGTGAATTCCACAAATTCCTGACTTTTCTACCCCCATCCGTAATGACACTGTACAACATGATAAGGTGAGTGTTGGCTTAGGCCAAATctgtcataatatatattcaagtgTAGAAGTACTTCATTCTGTGTTGGTTACATGGTAATATGTAAGAGGTTGTTGGACATGGGTTTCGATGAAAAGTCATAAAGTTTAGGAACCTTTAAgttttttacatatgtttgaGATGGAAAGGATATTAGAACCAACAGCACATTGTATGGACTTTGAAAGATTGAATAATGCAATGATGCTTTGATAAAGattaataacaaccctccctgaccaggacttgatTTTCTGAATCAATTCCAGAGTGCTCCCAGAGAATGTGTGTAAAACCTTGCTATAATTACTCTagcatgagtagataggtaatgtctatggagctcgTAAAATCCTAATTGCACATTCCTTTTGTTGATTTACTGTTGGTCATTCTTGGCCATACCTGGAATGACAGAAATTCAAGTCTtgatcagggaggattgttatttatatgGACTTTGTAAaccatatcatttattttaaaagcATTTTCTGCTTTGATCCTCACAGCCCCCATATGAGTGGCATGAAAAAGTATCGCAAGAGTATTGTTACTGGATTGGCAAGAGGAGACTGTAGTTGGATACACAAGGGTTGCCCACTTGCACCTCTTGAATTTATAGACAGGATAAAAACTTTAAAGAGAAAATAGTTGAACAAGAATAAATTAAGAAATTGTGTTGCATTTAGCTTGGACATTTTTTGCACATGTTGATGACTACATGCTTGCACAAGCTTATTTGGAAAATGTTTGTATTCCTGAATGTTTGAAACTTattgaatttttaatatattttaaagtaagtTATgtagtctattttttttataaaagtaaaagaaattaacAATGTTGTAGTAAGGTGctttaatatttcataaaaaatacctATACAGgcagataaagataaaggtatAGGAATGATATGCTTTTGAAGTGAACAATTTTGCAAAAGACTGTATCAGTCTTCATGGCACTTACATATAAACACTGTACAACTAATGTCTGAAAAATAAAGTTTTCCTTTTAAGTTACTTTCTCTGTAAAAAGAAACAAGGTTATTAAGATGGCCTGGAAAACTTAAGAACATGAAAGTTCCATAAAAAGCAAATATAAAGAAGTGTTACTAACCCAACTAAGgcaagagtgagaagagagtttGGCACAGACTAGAGGCAAGCacagttaaaatttattttgtttcatattaATCTGATTTGCTAAAGACAatattataatgcaaatataatGTAATGTTTCCTTTTAATGTGATTTAAATTATCAGCCTTGAATGGATGGCAGATCCAGGACAGATCAAAGCTCTATACAATCACTTAATCTAATGTATTTCAATACACACAAGACAAGGAGTCATACTTTTGGAATCTAAAGAGTAAAATAAAGGTTATGAACCTTTAAAAACATTACTGTCACCTCTTGGCAGCCTGTGAAGAAAAAGATTcactgacaaaatcaaaatcaaaagctTTTCTTTCACATCACAACATCTGCTGGTTACTCTTAGATTATTGTACTATTTCTACAGAAATATTCATGGTGTAAGCCATTTGTCAGTGATTATTCAATCTCGGTCCCAACGAATGAGAATCAGATTGTTATAGCAAGTACAAaggaaacaatatttttttctccctttaaagCCATATCCATAGATTTACTTACAAAGCTGTTGTGTTTATCTTATCTCTTACTGTAGCAAGTTCTGCcataacttttattattgttattattgttattattattattattattgattaccatcattatttgaataaatattgtaataaaataaatatatataaagttttcaatacatacattatgtaacCAACAGGGTTACTAATTCTCATACTGAAAATAGTAATATGAGCAgatcttatatattattcatgtttttttgtagTAGAACTCATATTGTGATACACATCagtcttatatattaataatgagcTTCTACCTGATCTTggtatgcataaaaaatatagacaactatctatttttattaagaAACCTAGAaatataaatccatttatttatatataacatgagAAAGTAAGAAAGCAGGTGGTTTCAGTTGTATTACATGCAACTGcattatattttttggatattaatacttaaagtaattaattataataaagaaataataaagcaaATTCTTTAAACATAAGAGTATATGAATATCACATAAGGATATCTGACATTTGCAGATTTTATGACCACACACGAAAAGGAGTCAAAAATAACCCTTCCTTCAACAAGATTTCATTATTCCTAAAAGCAAAAGGTTTTATATAAATTCAATGAAGTACAAATAACAACTTTGTAGTGAAAAAGTTATTGCTTTGTCCTCTGTTAGAAAAGAGTAATAAAACATGTAAATTATTACATTAGACTAACTACAGTCCCTAAAGATCAATATTCAGTATTTCAAGCAGAAAATCTGCCAGgactagacagagagagagagagaaaaaaaaacaaaaaaactaacaaatgAAACAAGtctaaaaagagaaggaaaaacacaaactattctaagaagtaaagaaagaaagaaagaagaaaagaagaagggattaTGGGGACTGGAGAGATGCTAGAGGATTACAGTTGAGAGCAGCCAACAAAAGGTGGGAATTCGAGAGGTTCCTTGCAGCATTAGCGAGTGCTGCATGGGCAGTGAGAGTTGAATTCTGAGCAGCGGGTAGGGAGGCGATCAAACGTGATATTCGGGTGGTCTCAGTGGTCAGGGGTCCACATACTGCCTTGGCAATGTTCTTCTCCATCGATGCATTTGCTTCCCCTGAAatatcaagagtttaaactctgATTTTGATTAATGTGATACAATTAATTTCAGACTATCCTGTGAATGACCAAAGAAATTacattactattgtattattgtaaCAGTCTGTTTTCCAGTATCCTTAACCTGCTGGATCCAGGTCtctataacaagaacaacaacaacaacattttgttatttgtcactttttaatatttttgtattatcatattttctgaaACACACCCTGCACTGCTGGTTACAGTAGGCAAGAAAGGATCAGAAGGATTTTAGTCAAAATTTTCATGATGACACTTTTCCTGTCATCCCGGCCCATAGCCAATTTTTTCATGATAACACAGTCAACAATACCCAGATCCAGTGGGTTACAGAATTTagtaattttcttctttctatatacagattttccatttatttactgCCCTCTTGTCAACAACATGGTAACTAATTATTTACTCAAACCACAGTATTCATGTAATGTCTTTGCTAGGGGGAGGACTAAGGGGCACatgctccctcccccttttattttgggtGGGGAAGGTCATATCCCTAATTTCCTATACCAGATTTTCCCTATTTGTAACATATCCATGTAGGTTTCTTATAATGGTTCCATGACATCAGCCTTAGATATTATCTTATGTCCAAAgtataattatttacaaaatataaatgaaaattattaatacataaCAAATTCTAatgaaaaatatgtgaaaaaataaactaaattcaGTGTCGATTTGACTATTggagtatttgaatatataaaatatgcttcCATGGATCTATCTCATGATATATGATGGGTTTCAGATGTTATGATGTATCATAACATCTGTAttaaaataagtaattataaaacAAGAGTTCAGCATAACAGGCAACATGCAACTGATTGCATCATAATTTTAGTGTAGTGATGAAATACCTTTAATTATCAGTACCTTATGACTTCTGTATGTTTTGTTTCATTCATGAATCCTAATTCAATTCTGGGGATATTTAGGCATATCAAAGTTAGCGTCTATGCCATGATGCATATTAGTCCAGATATTTATTATGAAGTGTTCAAAGGCAAGAGACATCCAATCTGGTTAATAGACTCCCACTGTCAAAAAATAAGCCTTACACATACTCCTTTCCAAGGAATATGCTCTGAAAAATAAGTGTTACTTCCCTTACTTTTGTTAGCTTATGCATGTCTGATACAGTTTGGAACCAAACAGTCTAAATGTTTGCCcataaatatggaaaaagaaaaccTGAATTTCCAGAACACGCTGTTTTACATTTGATTGAATCGCCACATGCTTCACAGGAAAGTACACATACTGATCATTTTTTATACACATTAGTACCATCATATTGCCCTCAAATAGCTGGAGATGTTAATACATTTGATAATATGGCCACTGGATGGGAGCTTGTGCTAGCCACACAGCACTCCAGATGGGTTTTAATTCAGAGTgagcttttcttgctctttcaTCCACTCATTGTCATACAAGAGGCATTTTTATGTTAGTTATTTTTTAATGCTTTATCATACTGTGAGGTTTATATTAGGCATCTGACAGGCTTTATCAAGCCTGTAATAGACAGAACAATTTGCTGGCAATACATTAGACGAGGAAGTtggcatttgtatatgtgtaatcaGTCCCTGATGCTCACCTTttggaaagaaataataaatgaaattaattataataataataataataataattttgaatgaatgaatgttagTGTTCTTGACAGCTTGCTTTCCTGCTGGTACTAGGAGTAATGCCATTTATGTTTGTAATTTTAAACTAAACCTAATTCATGaacatgataattatagtaattataatgttaattacCATCTACAGCCACCTAATAGAAATACTACCCTcatagaaacaaagaaacacagcatgccactctcccccaccctcaaatATACTTGATGATCGTCAGGACCAAAACTCTTCTGTGCACATAGTTCTAACACTTGACAGTGTACTTAATATTGAACAGTTCACCATAGActttatgaaagtaaaaaaaataaaaccacaaattcAGTCATGAAAAATTCAGTCATGCAAGGAGAAATAGAGGTGCACTTGATTTGGCaactaaaaaaaatcaatctaaaTTTACAAATCACTTTCAAAAAAGACAATATAGACTTGTACTTAAAAATAACTCGCAAGCATGTCTAAAATTATAcccgagagaaaaataaaattccgGCCCTTTATATGTTCGAAATAGACTCACATAGTTTTTGATGCAACAAAGACTGATGGCCTTTCTTTTGCTGTTGCTGAGGTCGTTGTTGCTTTTGCGTGTGCTTTGGTTCTGGAGGCTTTTGCTGACCCTTTGTGTCTGTGGATCCTGCTGATTTCTGAGTCAAACCTGGAATAAATATTTGCTAAATGCCTTGTCAGAATAAGGATGACATCTAGTTAAACATTGTAAAAGTATTTAAATAATGCAGTGTTCTGATGATGAAGGAAAATGTGTAggcaaatgataaataaaatatcatagtAACAAAATTTGGTTATTTAAAAGAGACTTTGTCATGCAGACATTTTAACACGATGCTAGAGTAGAGGTTCTTCAGTGCTTTAATTGAGTAAACATTATAATgaatttaccttttctttataaCAGTACTTGCTCTCcttaaaaagcaaatttttcttttacttgttctctttttttctttgtctctcacacacacacacacacacacacacacacacacacacacacacacacacacacacacacacacacacacacacacacacacacacacacacacacacacacacacacacacaaacatatatacatacacatacactttttttttcttcttcttccttttctttttcttcttcttttttcccttttcattttcctttctaatGAGCAGAACATTAGTCTCATGAGGTATTGCACTCAACTTAAACCTGACTTAATgttaaaaaacaaagataataataaaactcgaTATGTCAATAAAATATGgacaatatattatcaaattatattacatacacagacCATAGTAAAATCTttattcttctaaaaaaaaaaaaaaaaagaagaagaagaggaagaagatgaaagagagacagagaatttaGAATATGATTTTCCAATATCCTCTTTCACACTCCTTTGAATATGCAAGTCACTGGGTGAACAATACCATGCTGATAAAATGTCCAGAAACCTAAGATAAACAAGTGAACTTTATTTAAATATTACCcatagaaagttttagaaatgtgTTTCATCTTTCACAATACCCATTTATGTACAGTGTTTTTCTTATACCAGGGATATGGGAGATttgaataaaaattaacatttaccTCTGTGTCCTCTTGCTGTTGCCGCACAaaattcctcctcctcatctgatTCCGAGGCTTCTCCACAAACAATGATGCCTTGTACACCACTCATTTCTGAAAAACAAGTGTACAAGTTGAGTGCCTGTGTAGTGAAGTACACCTCATTTTTTAGCATCTGGAAATGACTTCTTATATTTACTACTCCATTCACATCTGGTAATTGCCAGATAAAGAGCTATTAAAACACCATTACAGTCtttttatattaagaataatCACTTGTTATTCATAAATATCAATTGAGTCTTAGatatatcattagtagtatttttaaatattatattaaccaaccttttatgtatttctttactACTATTCGAGTCCTCTACTTAAAATATGGGTAAATTTGCTATTGGCTATTTAGCTACATTTTTTGGCAGGTACAATATTAATGCACAAAATAAGTATGATTTAATTTACAGAAATAGATTTTCAACAATGTCTTTTTGCCATCTCCATATTCATGATGTGTTCagtaaaaaatcatcaaagtaCTTgtgaattataaaattaaatcccAACACCTGGAAGAGATTTAAACTAGGAAGTGATGTGTTGTACAATTTGTATTTACTTTAAAAACATTGTTTAGATGAACTGTGTTCATtgta
The Penaeus monodon isolate SGIC_2016 chromosome 9, NSTDA_Pmon_1, whole genome shotgun sequence DNA segment above includes these coding regions:
- the LOC119576948 gene encoding uncharacterized protein LOC119576948 is translated as MEGNGIYTVVPGVLNQIYALCSSTFDIANIYNFDAEYAHQAEIGAKPDTPVICGLSYLVPFDLANIGREIQIVDIWESFSFFLISVVITWTAVVLPVALMTQGFIGTPDHTINKRKKRSLHMREILQLGMAESWEWEKALRQISLDDLLILLELPEYECRRRAFCEFHKFLTFLPPSVMTLYNMISPHMSGMKKYRKSIVTGLARGDCSWIHKGCPLAPLEFIDRIKTLKRK
- the LOC119576949 gene encoding uncharacterized protein LOC119576949, encoding MSGVQGIIVCGEASESDEEEEFCAATARGHRGLTQKSAGSTDTKGQQKPPEPKHTQKQQRPQQQQKKGHQSLLHQKLWEANASMEKNIAKAVCGPLTTETTRISRLIASLPAAQNSTLTAHAALANAARNLSNSHLLLAALNCNPLASLQSP